A single genomic interval of Physeter macrocephalus isolate SW-GA chromosome 5, ASM283717v5, whole genome shotgun sequence harbors:
- the TAC1 gene encoding protachykinin-1 isoform X3 — protein sequence MKILVALAVFFLVSTQLFAEEMGANDDLNYWSDWSDRDQIKEELPEPFEHLLQRIARRPKPQQFFGLMGKRDADSSIEKQVALLQALYGHDQLSHKRHKTDSFVGLMGKRALNSAAYERSAMQNYERRRK from the exons ATGAAAATCCTCGTGGCCTTGGCAGTCTTTTTTCTCGTCTCCACTCAACTGTTTGCAGAAGAAATGGGAGCCAACGATGATCTGAATTATTGGTCTGACTGGTCCGACAGAGACCAGATCAAG GAGGAGCTGCCCGAGCCCTTTGAGCATCTTCTGCAGAGAATCGCCCGCAGACCCAAGCCTCAGCAGTTCTTCGGATTAATGGGCAAACGGGATGCTG ATTCCTCAATTGAAAAACAAGTGGCCCTGTTACAGGCTCTTTATg gaCATGACCAGCTCTCTCATAAAA GGCATAAAACAGATTCCTTTGTTGGACTAATGGGCAAAAGAGCTTTAAATTCTG CGGCTTATGAAAGGAGTGCAATGCAGAATTATGAAAGAAGACGTAAATAA
- the TAC1 gene encoding protachykinin-1 isoform X2 has product MKILVALAVFFLVSTQLFAEEMGANDDLNYWSDWSDRDQIKEELPEPFEHLLQRIARRPKPQQFFGLMGKRDADSSIEKQVALLQALYGHDQLSHKTAYERSAMQNYERRRK; this is encoded by the exons ATGAAAATCCTCGTGGCCTTGGCAGTCTTTTTTCTCGTCTCCACTCAACTGTTTGCAGAAGAAATGGGAGCCAACGATGATCTGAATTATTGGTCTGACTGGTCCGACAGAGACCAGATCAAG GAGGAGCTGCCCGAGCCCTTTGAGCATCTTCTGCAGAGAATCGCCCGCAGACCCAAGCCTCAGCAGTTCTTCGGATTAATGGGCAAACGGGATGCTG ATTCCTCAATTGAAAAACAAGTGGCCCTGTTACAGGCTCTTTATg gaCATGACCAGCTCTCTCATAAAA CGGCTTATGAAAGGAGTGCAATGCAGAATTATGAAAGAAGACGTAAATAA